A genomic region of Gemmata massiliana contains the following coding sequences:
- the eutC gene encoding ethanolamine ammonia-lyase subunit EutC, translated as MSDSSPVPQESLDPIERALAQTPARVLVGRAGLGYRTSTWLRLREDHAAARDAVYAEIDLERDFGAERVTRFGLFGVETQVTSKSEYLRRPDLGRKLSDVSRERVRAECSSECDFQVVIGDGLSATAVATQAPELLDRLHVAATQRGWSFGRPFLVRHCRVGVMNDVGDLLAPAVVVLLIGERPGLATAESLSAYMAFRPRGGHTDADRNLISNIHARGVGLAEAAQRIIALAEQFRAVGRSGVGVTEVLDARALSNLASISGST; from the coding sequence GTGAGTGACAGCTCGCCGGTACCACAAGAATCGCTCGACCCGATCGAACGCGCGCTGGCCCAAACACCGGCCCGCGTGCTGGTCGGGCGCGCGGGGCTCGGTTACCGCACGTCGACGTGGCTCCGGCTCCGCGAGGATCACGCCGCCGCACGCGACGCGGTTTACGCCGAGATTGATCTGGAACGCGACTTCGGCGCCGAACGAGTTACGCGATTCGGTCTGTTCGGCGTGGAAACGCAGGTAACGTCCAAGAGCGAGTACCTGCGCCGACCCGATTTGGGGCGAAAACTCAGCGATGTGTCGCGCGAACGTGTGCGCGCCGAGTGCTCATCGGAATGTGATTTTCAGGTCGTTATCGGTGACGGGCTTTCCGCGACTGCGGTTGCAACGCAGGCGCCGGAATTGCTCGATCGGCTGCACGTGGCAGCGACACAACGCGGGTGGTCGTTCGGCCGGCCGTTTTTGGTGCGCCACTGTCGCGTTGGGGTGATGAACGACGTCGGGGATCTGCTCGCGCCGGCCGTCGTCGTGTTGCTCATCGGCGAGCGGCCGGGGCTGGCGACGGCCGAGAGCCTGTCCGCGTACATGGCATTCCGCCCGCGCGGAGGACACACCGACGCCGACCGCAACTTGATCTCGAACATTCACGCACGCGGTGTGGGGCTTGCTGAGGCCGCGCAGCGAATCATCGCGCTCGCGGAGCAGTTCCGGGCCGTCGGACGCAGCGGCGTCGGAGTCACGGAAGTGTTGGACGCTCGCGCCTTGAGCAATCTCGCGTCGATTTCCGGATCAACATAA
- a CDS encoding sigma-70 family RNA polymerase sigma factor, which produces MNTVVQILDTIADEAARAERTDGQLLDLFVRSRDEHAFATVVRRHGPMVLGVCRRVLGNPTDAEDAFQAAFLVLARRATAIDTRRPLAQWLYGVAYNTARKLRQSNTRRAARISPLAESPEPHAPLPAEHNELLAILDDELSRLPERYRALIVLCDLEGHTRKEVAHQLACPEGTVAGRLARAREMLAARLTARVGAPAAAVFLAALADRTASAASPAMVTNTVRAVAIDNLVRATAKGLISRRVADTTEGVLRAMFLKNVRTVASAALCCGLVLASAAGLFHFTSANAQPTPEPNSPLNRFATTNPPPLPPVVSGPKVLTVIPLRELDCTETAATLTKLFDARTTTITPVPEDKALLVYADTKTTKQVETALAKLGEPGARKTSVFRLDKKADCVETAKTLNEAFGKSRATIVPVPNDHVLLVYATEPDTQTVQKLIAKVLAVEPSAGAESTTRVLTLKNRKAEEVASVIQTLVAPRRLQVIALPAQNQIILVGPPDALETAILLATEMEKLADKLPPVRPDTPSRPDPGVDPHMVLPTKMFSFNVKDVAWSEVLDTYSTLSGLSLVTTVKPTGKFTCTPGDRKFTLTEITDLINEGLMQQKMILVRGKFTFFIHPADERLDAKMIHQIDLNDLGEYGRTEFVQTTIPLRALDAADVKDEIRRLLTPFGVIVFAKGDRIIVCDTAGNVARIAKTLGDIEKATLNAKPFGTPGGADPRKAPANSPGFDPRGGAQPSIDPRTVSPESKPLTFKFKDTPWPEVLATYAAVTGLRANISSKPKGTFTFTPPKTPQTYTLAEITDLLNEALIPEGFLIVRSWNSFTLISADEKVDPLLVRIVTVAELKTCGKTELVRVNVPVERDVNDELIAELKKLIGPFGTISLLKGQVAVQGIASHVTKAVTVLHQLKTEK; this is translated from the coding sequence GTGAACACTGTTGTTCAAATCCTCGATACCATCGCCGACGAAGCAGCCCGGGCCGAGCGCACGGACGGTCAGTTGCTCGACCTCTTCGTGCGCTCGCGGGACGAACATGCGTTCGCAACGGTCGTGCGCCGGCACGGGCCGATGGTCCTGGGCGTGTGCCGCCGCGTACTCGGCAACCCGACCGATGCGGAAGATGCGTTCCAGGCCGCGTTCCTGGTCCTCGCGCGCCGGGCGACAGCCATCGACACCCGGCGCCCGCTCGCGCAGTGGCTGTACGGCGTCGCGTACAACACCGCCCGGAAACTCCGGCAATCGAACACGCGCCGGGCCGCGCGTATAAGCCCGCTCGCAGAATCACCCGAGCCACACGCACCCTTACCGGCCGAACACAACGAACTGCTCGCTATCCTCGACGACGAGCTGAGCCGCTTGCCCGAGCGCTACCGGGCGCTCATCGTGCTGTGCGACCTGGAGGGCCACACGCGCAAAGAGGTCGCGCACCAGCTCGCGTGCCCCGAGGGAACGGTCGCGGGGCGCTTGGCCCGCGCGAGAGAAATGCTCGCCGCACGGCTCACGGCTCGTGTGGGCGCGCCCGCCGCAGCGGTGTTCTTGGCCGCGCTCGCGGACCGCACGGCGAGTGCAGCATCCCCCGCAATGGTAACGAACACGGTTCGCGCGGTCGCAATCGATAACCTCGTGCGCGCGACGGCCAAAGGGCTGATCTCGCGCCGTGTCGCGGACACAACCGAAGGAGTATTGAGAGCCATGTTCCTCAAGAACGTCCGGACCGTCGCGTCCGCGGCCCTGTGCTGCGGGTTGGTGCTCGCGAGCGCAGCGGGCCTGTTCCACTTCACGAGTGCGAACGCGCAACCCACGCCGGAACCGAACTCCCCGCTGAACCGGTTCGCAACCACGAACCCTCCGCCCCTCCCACCGGTGGTGAGTGGGCCGAAGGTACTCACCGTGATCCCGTTGCGCGAACTCGACTGCACAGAAACCGCCGCCACGCTCACGAAACTGTTCGACGCGAGAACCACAACGATCACGCCCGTTCCGGAAGACAAGGCGCTGCTCGTTTACGCCGATACGAAGACAACAAAACAGGTTGAAACGGCACTCGCGAAACTCGGAGAACCGGGCGCGAGGAAGACGAGCGTGTTCCGCCTCGACAAAAAAGCGGACTGTGTGGAAACGGCCAAAACGCTCAACGAGGCGTTCGGCAAATCGCGCGCGACCATTGTCCCGGTCCCGAACGACCACGTGCTCCTCGTGTACGCGACGGAGCCGGACACGCAGACCGTTCAGAAGCTCATTGCCAAAGTGCTCGCAGTCGAACCCTCCGCAGGTGCGGAATCCACCACGCGCGTGCTGACGCTGAAAAATCGGAAAGCCGAGGAAGTAGCATCCGTCATTCAGACGCTCGTAGCACCACGGCGGTTACAGGTGATTGCACTGCCGGCACAAAATCAGATCATCCTCGTCGGTCCACCCGACGCGCTCGAAACGGCCATCCTGCTCGCCACAGAAATGGAGAAGCTGGCCGACAAACTGCCGCCGGTACGCCCGGACACCCCCTCGCGCCCCGACCCCGGTGTCGATCCGCACATGGTTCTGCCCACCAAGATGTTCTCCTTCAATGTGAAGGACGTGGCCTGGAGCGAGGTGCTCGATACGTACTCGACCCTCTCCGGTCTCTCGCTCGTCACCACAGTGAAACCCACCGGCAAGTTCACGTGTACCCCAGGGGACCGCAAGTTCACCCTCACCGAGATTACCGATCTCATCAACGAAGGGCTGATGCAGCAGAAGATGATCCTCGTTCGCGGGAAGTTCACGTTCTTCATTCACCCCGCGGACGAGAGGCTCGACGCGAAAATGATCCACCAGATCGACCTGAATGATCTCGGCGAGTACGGGCGAACAGAGTTTGTGCAGACGACAATTCCGCTCCGCGCACTGGACGCGGCTGACGTGAAAGACGAAATCCGCAGGCTCCTGACGCCGTTCGGTGTGATCGTGTTCGCAAAAGGGGACCGTATCATCGTCTGCGATACAGCGGGGAACGTCGCGCGGATCGCCAAAACGCTCGGAGACATCGAAAAAGCCACTCTGAACGCGAAACCCTTTGGCACACCGGGCGGAGCGGACCCGCGAAAAGCCCCTGCCAACTCACCCGGATTCGACCCGCGGGGTGGGGCACAGCCCAGTATCGACCCGCGCACGGTTTCTCCCGAATCAAAGCCGCTCACCTTCAAATTCAAGGATACTCCCTGGCCCGAAGTGCTCGCCACCTACGCGGCCGTAACGGGCCTTCGTGCCAACATCAGCTCCAAGCCGAAGGGCACGTTCACATTCACACCACCAAAAACGCCCCAGACGTACACTCTTGCGGAAATCACGGACCTCCTCAACGAAGCACTGATCCCGGAAGGGTTCCTCATCGTTCGCAGTTGGAACAGTTTCACCCTCATCTCGGCCGACGAGAAAGTGGACCCGTTGCTCGTTCGGATCGTTACGGTGGCGGAACTCAAAACGTGCGGGAAAACCGAGCTGGTGCGAGTGAACGTCCCGGTTGAACGAGACGTTAATGACGAGCTGATTGCGGAATTGAAGAAACTGATCGGGCCGTTCGGTACGATCTCACTCCTAAAAGGTCAGGTCGCGGTTCAGGGGATCGCGAGTCACGTCACGAAGGCGGTAACCGTTCTGCATCAACTGAAAACCGAGAAATAA
- a CDS encoding alpha-2-macroglobulin family protein, translating to MNPESNVIAELQPLLDALCEEVISPDQLRRLEELVLMHPEAEEHYIRFMSFFADLIGHVAGLPEPKALAQAPPESVAVPATRPAPVPRAPAEVPPAHVSPNPSPKQQENVMRRPRSLKSVVWLAVFGTLGALVGSQGYGWYSRSHDVAEKQRALQIQLEEVARAEAEKAKAQSESRKHIEAALAAENALQAEYQAAYESARKAIEDKEFVVRLTGPAHIQPGAPNKWQIETLRHGAVGRPQKMDVVVKDGKDQELLRQTHDKPVGAATLELPVAFWEKVKPGSDLFLEVTAFTDDRKSVLAERLPLARPVFVTHLVTDKPLYKPGETIRFRSLTLDRSTLRPPGTDLHLKFRLRDPGDAVTTLDEGNGRLLQEIRPVLGPDNKPLRGIGVGEHTLASDAPGGEYKLDLFEASAETGKEVLLETRKFIVNRYVPDTFEKKLEFDGKSYGPNEFVQARIDVSRTAGGPMKNATANVVASTGSSDFFQQSNSLFTTDSTGKVFLDVRFKLPAEVFEKVAPGAAPAATLSVNIRDGSDSETIVRPIPLVTKTLRVEFFPEGGDMVEGVPGRVYFMVRTPNGKPADLKGIITDGTTTFAEVSTLTDAENPGVNRGHGVFTLKPRARTQYFLKLTSPSGITEPTKDGFPLPEAKADGVALTALDAVTEKGGVVRVRLQTAHGPKTLHVGAYVRERLIAQQKVTLDAHQSTDVSLKGDDTAGGVTRITVFEEQRDDAGQTALLPRSERLVFRGQGQHLVLTANPDRVRYTPSGKVRLDLSATTETGAPTPAVLMVGVVNRSVITMADNKNDRLLPTHFLLSGEVKNSAELEHADFLLTDHPKAAVALDLLLGTQGWRRFAEQDVPPAKPVDQADVNTMLVAHGQRPTAPLQLLELEKQRVSAEFTPRLEMARIQVATTEAQWSAIPAALTEKLAQAQAHVSAAQALKTEAQSALSDYKERYQRFGAALVPLLAAALVAIFIFIVVSSVMSATATKPAGRLRPFIAGITTLAICGMLVLLVNNMGSDARSTFSFVGSSIKPSSLEEARGSIKSKNTPSPGLLRGFDDSGARPTFDPTAQPSPAQPLLPPGAPAGPKAAPPGPPTVGTPASGGKLPGGGKPSPKPDTGRGTSFPNRDGTFTGDVQKRLSSAQSDKARAALQFRSRRVPDGFADRMPEGLIHKNDGRRPTLPVIMPFMVREYAHERDPQLGEVRSDFTETVYWHPVLVLPENGKSTIEFQLSDDIARYQVLVAGHSLDGRIGAITTTLEARKPFSVDPKLPLEISHTDTVDAPIRVTNDSDVARSVTFNTTTTGFKTKGPLQESIELAANAKGRKLLRLNADQLQGDASLLIEGRSAGGDPDVIKRMIRVVPDGFPRVGSVSDMLEKGRARGSITLPKDVVPGSLRVRLEMYPTTMADLVKGLDGLLREPYGCFEQTSTTNYPNALILDYMNQTNQTNPAAAVKAKGLLDKGYGRLTSFECLDTPEKAKHGFEWFGAADRQHEALTAYGLLQFKDMARVHPVDPVLIQRTQAYLLSRRDGKGGFKRGPDGHSFGSAPKHTVDAYIVWALVESDPDDQEKLDLKTEIATLKAEALNENSVGGKDAYFVALVANVMLQRGDRETAHKLLDRLKEKHVKNGAVTGATTSITRSGGRDLEIEVTALALLGWLRANDPAYGTAIKDATKWIAQQRGGYGGFGSTQSTIMALKALALFAKKNAHPSESGDLGMLVGGEAVCSRQFTEKDIEVIALDVPNPEAIFKFGAKTELEITTTAKHSYPIALSYTYTTLTPLSAEKCAVQISTKLAKTEATEGDTVPVAVILENRQKRGQGMTMAIVGLPAGMRVPTDMKQLTDLREKGQISYFETRDRELILYWRELAPEQKIALSVDLVCDVPGTYRGPASRGYLYYDADHKHWVEPLSVKIAPMPETK from the coding sequence GTGAACCCCGAATCCAACGTCATTGCGGAACTTCAGCCTCTGCTCGATGCCCTTTGCGAAGAAGTCATTTCGCCGGACCAACTTCGCCGGCTGGAAGAACTCGTGCTCATGCACCCGGAGGCCGAGGAGCACTACATCCGGTTCATGAGCTTCTTCGCCGACCTCATCGGCCACGTGGCCGGGCTTCCCGAACCCAAGGCGCTCGCCCAGGCGCCGCCCGAATCAGTCGCAGTGCCCGCCACCCGGCCGGCGCCCGTTCCGCGCGCGCCGGCTGAAGTGCCGCCCGCGCACGTGTCACCGAATCCCTCTCCCAAACAACAGGAGAACGTTATGCGCCGCCCGCGTTCCCTCAAATCGGTGGTCTGGCTGGCCGTTTTCGGCACGCTCGGCGCACTGGTCGGGTCACAAGGTTACGGCTGGTACTCGCGCTCGCACGACGTCGCCGAGAAGCAACGCGCGCTCCAGATCCAACTCGAAGAAGTTGCCCGCGCTGAAGCCGAAAAAGCAAAAGCACAAAGCGAATCGCGCAAACACATTGAAGCCGCACTTGCTGCGGAAAACGCACTCCAGGCGGAATACCAAGCTGCTTACGAGAGCGCCCGGAAAGCGATCGAAGACAAGGAATTCGTCGTCCGGCTGACCGGCCCAGCTCACATCCAGCCCGGCGCGCCGAACAAGTGGCAGATCGAAACCTTACGCCACGGTGCGGTCGGCCGGCCACAGAAAATGGACGTGGTCGTCAAGGACGGGAAGGACCAGGAGCTTCTGCGCCAGACGCACGACAAGCCCGTCGGCGCGGCGACGCTCGAACTCCCGGTCGCGTTCTGGGAAAAGGTGAAGCCCGGGTCCGATCTGTTCCTCGAAGTGACCGCGTTCACCGACGACCGCAAGAGCGTGCTGGCCGAGCGCCTGCCGCTCGCGCGCCCGGTGTTCGTCACGCACCTCGTCACGGACAAGCCGCTCTACAAGCCGGGCGAAACGATCCGGTTCCGCTCGCTCACGCTGGACCGCTCCACGCTCCGCCCGCCGGGAACAGACCTGCACCTGAAATTCCGGCTGCGCGACCCGGGCGACGCCGTCACCACGCTCGACGAGGGTAACGGTCGGCTGCTCCAGGAAATCCGCCCCGTGCTGGGGCCGGACAACAAGCCGCTCCGCGGGATCGGGGTCGGTGAACACACGCTGGCTTCGGACGCACCCGGCGGTGAATACAAGCTCGATCTGTTCGAGGCGAGTGCCGAAACCGGCAAAGAAGTGCTCCTCGAAACGCGCAAGTTCATCGTAAACCGTTACGTCCCGGATACGTTCGAGAAGAAACTCGAGTTCGATGGCAAGTCTTACGGCCCCAACGAGTTCGTGCAGGCGCGGATCGACGTTTCGCGCACCGCCGGCGGGCCGATGAAGAACGCGACCGCCAACGTCGTCGCCTCGACGGGCAGCTCGGACTTCTTCCAACAATCGAACTCGCTGTTCACCACTGACTCGACTGGGAAAGTCTTCCTGGACGTGCGATTCAAGCTCCCGGCTGAGGTTTTTGAGAAAGTCGCCCCCGGTGCGGCTCCCGCCGCCACACTGAGCGTGAACATTCGCGACGGTAGCGATTCCGAGACGATCGTTCGACCGATCCCGCTCGTGACGAAGACCCTCCGCGTCGAGTTCTTCCCCGAAGGCGGCGACATGGTCGAAGGCGTGCCCGGTCGCGTGTACTTCATGGTCCGAACGCCTAACGGCAAACCGGCCGATCTCAAGGGCATCATCACCGACGGCACAACTACATTCGCCGAAGTGAGCACGCTCACAGACGCCGAGAACCCCGGCGTGAACCGCGGGCACGGCGTCTTCACGCTGAAGCCGAGAGCGCGGACGCAGTACTTCCTCAAGCTAACCTCGCCCAGCGGCATCACTGAGCCGACCAAGGACGGGTTCCCGCTACCCGAAGCGAAGGCCGATGGCGTCGCACTCACCGCACTCGATGCGGTAACCGAAAAGGGCGGCGTGGTTCGCGTGCGCCTGCAAACCGCGCACGGACCGAAGACGTTACACGTGGGGGCTTACGTTCGCGAACGACTCATCGCTCAACAGAAGGTCACCCTGGACGCGCACCAGTCCACCGACGTCTCGCTCAAGGGCGACGACACCGCGGGCGGCGTCACGCGAATTACTGTGTTCGAGGAACAGCGCGATGATGCCGGCCAAACCGCGCTCCTTCCGCGATCCGAACGACTCGTGTTCCGCGGTCAGGGCCAGCACCTGGTACTGACCGCGAACCCGGATCGGGTCCGGTACACCCCCAGCGGGAAGGTCCGTCTCGATCTGTCCGCGACCACCGAAACCGGTGCGCCGACCCCCGCCGTGCTGATGGTGGGAGTGGTGAACCGTAGCGTCATCACGATGGCGGACAACAAGAACGACCGCTTGCTCCCCACGCACTTCCTCCTGTCGGGCGAGGTGAAGAACTCGGCCGAACTGGAGCACGCGGACTTCCTGCTCACGGATCACCCAAAGGCGGCTGTAGCTCTCGATCTCCTCCTCGGCACTCAGGGTTGGCGCCGATTCGCGGAGCAAGATGTTCCCCCGGCCAAACCGGTGGACCAAGCAGACGTGAACACCATGCTGGTCGCTCACGGTCAGCGCCCGACCGCCCCGCTCCAGTTGCTCGAACTCGAAAAACAGCGCGTGAGCGCAGAGTTCACCCCGCGCCTGGAAATGGCCCGCATCCAAGTCGCGACGACCGAAGCACAGTGGAGCGCCATCCCCGCCGCGCTGACCGAGAAGCTGGCCCAGGCCCAGGCGCACGTGTCTGCGGCCCAAGCACTGAAGACCGAAGCGCAAAGCGCGCTGTCGGATTACAAGGAACGCTACCAGAGGTTCGGTGCGGCACTGGTTCCGCTGTTAGCTGCCGCACTCGTGGCGATCTTCATCTTCATCGTCGTGTCGAGCGTGATGTCCGCAACAGCAACGAAACCAGCCGGGCGCCTGCGCCCATTCATCGCGGGCATCACCACGCTGGCCATTTGCGGAATGCTGGTGCTGTTGGTGAACAACATGGGTTCCGATGCCAGGTCAACATTCTCCTTCGTGGGAAGCTCGATCAAGCCTTCGAGTTTGGAAGAGGCCCGCGGTAGCATCAAGTCAAAAAATACACCGAGCCCAGGTTTGCTCAGAGGTTTCGACGATTCCGGGGCAAGGCCTACGTTCGATCCGACGGCCCAGCCGAGCCCGGCCCAGCCTTTACTTCCCCCAGGTGCTCCGGCAGGACCGAAAGCCGCGCCCCCAGGCCCGCCCACTGTGGGGACGCCTGCGTCCGGCGGAAAGCTCCCAGGAGGTGGCAAGCCTTCGCCGAAACCGGACACCGGCAGGGGAACCTCCTTCCCGAATCGCGACGGAACCTTCACCGGAGATGTCCAGAAACGGTTGAGTTCCGCGCAAAGCGACAAGGCCCGCGCCGCACTCCAGTTCCGCTCGCGGCGCGTACCTGATGGGTTCGCTGATCGTATGCCTGAAGGGTTGATTCACAAAAATGATGGTCGTAGGCCCACTTTGCCCGTGATTATGCCCTTCATGGTGCGCGAGTACGCTCACGAGCGCGATCCGCAACTGGGTGAAGTGCGCTCGGACTTCACCGAGACGGTGTACTGGCACCCGGTTCTCGTGCTGCCGGAGAACGGCAAGTCCACGATCGAGTTCCAGCTCTCCGACGACATCGCGCGGTACCAGGTGCTCGTCGCCGGGCACTCGCTCGACGGGCGCATCGGGGCGATCACCACGACCCTCGAAGCGCGCAAGCCGTTCAGCGTCGATCCGAAGCTGCCGCTGGAAATCTCCCACACGGACACAGTGGACGCGCCGATCCGCGTGACCAACGACAGCGACGTTGCGCGGAGCGTGACGTTCAACACGACGACCACCGGGTTCAAGACCAAGGGACCGCTTCAAGAAAGCATCGAACTCGCAGCCAACGCCAAAGGCCGCAAGCTCCTGCGCCTGAACGCGGATCAACTCCAGGGTGACGCGAGCCTACTAATCGAGGGTCGGAGCGCGGGCGGTGACCCGGACGTCATTAAGCGAATGATTCGCGTGGTACCCGATGGCTTCCCCCGCGTCGGCTCGGTCAGCGACATGCTGGAGAAGGGGCGCGCTCGCGGGAGCATCACGCTGCCCAAGGACGTGGTGCCAGGGTCGCTCCGGGTGCGGCTCGAAATGTACCCGACCACGATGGCCGATCTCGTGAAGGGGCTGGACGGGCTGCTCCGCGAACCTTACGGGTGCTTCGAGCAGACCTCGACCACGAACTACCCGAACGCGCTGATCCTCGACTACATGAACCAAACAAACCAGACCAACCCGGCTGCGGCAGTGAAGGCGAAGGGGTTGCTCGATAAGGGGTACGGCCGACTGACCTCGTTCGAGTGCCTCGACACGCCCGAAAAGGCGAAGCACGGCTTCGAGTGGTTCGGGGCCGCGGACCGGCAACACGAAGCACTCACCGCTTACGGGCTGCTCCAGTTCAAGGACATGGCCCGCGTTCACCCGGTCGACCCAGTGCTGATCCAGCGGACGCAAGCGTATCTGCTCTCCCGGCGCGACGGGAAAGGCGGCTTCAAGCGCGGACCGGACGGGCACAGCTTCGGCTCCGCCCCGAAGCACACGGTGGACGCCTATATCGTGTGGGCGCTCGTTGAAAGCGACCCGGACGACCAGGAGAAACTGGACCTCAAGACCGAAATCGCCACGCTGAAAGCCGAAGCGCTCAACGAGAACTCGGTCGGCGGTAAAGATGCGTACTTCGTGGCACTCGTTGCGAACGTGATGCTCCAACGCGGCGACCGCGAGACCGCTCACAAGTTGCTCGACCGGCTGAAGGAAAAGCACGTTAAGAACGGTGCTGTTACAGGAGCTACGACGAGTATCACACGGTCCGGCGGGCGCGACCTGGAGATCGAAGTGACCGCGCTCGCGCTGCTCGGCTGGCTGCGGGCCAACGACCCGGCCTACGGCACCGCAATCAAGGACGCGACGAAGTGGATCGCCCAACAGCGCGGCGGGTACGGCGGGTTCGGCTCGACGCAGTCGACCATCATGGCACTGAAGGCGCTGGCACTCTTCGCGAAGAAGAACGCGCACCCGTCCGAGAGCGGCGACCTGGGTATGCTCGTAGGCGGCGAAGCGGTTTGTTCGCGTCAGTTCACAGAAAAGGATATTGAGGTAATCGCGCTCGACGTCCCGAACCCGGAGGCGATCTTCAAGTTCGGAGCCAAGACCGAACTGGAAATCACCACGACCGCGAAGCACTCGTACCCGATCGCCCTGAGCTACACCTACACGACGCTCACCCCATTGAGCGCGGAGAAGTGCGCGGTGCAGATCTCTACGAAACTGGCTAAGACCGAGGCCACCGAGGGCGATACTGTTCCGGTCGCGGTGATCCTGGAGAACCGCCAGAAGCGGGGGCAGGGCATGACAATGGCGATCGTCGGCCTCCCGGCCGGGATGCGCGTCCCGACCGACATGAAGCAACTGACCGACCTGCGCGAGAAAGGTCAAATCAGTTACTTCGAGACCCGCGACCGCGAACTTATCCTCTACTGGCGCGAACTGGCGCCGGAACAGAAGATCGCGCTGTCGGTGGACCTGGTGTGCGACGTACCCGGCACGTACCGCGGTCCCGCGAGCCGCGGGTACCTGTACTACGACGCGGACCACAAGCACTGGGTCGAACCGCTGTCGGTCAAGATCGCCCCGATGCCCGAGACCAAGTAA
- a CDS encoding amino acid permease: MSTPAPPAPEESDDVRTLHKLGYAQELARVLGGFSNFAISLSIICILAGGITSFHVGFCSVGGASIGIAWPLVGLFALCVAATMGQIASAFPTAGGLYHWAAILGGRGWGWATAWFNLAGLVAVLAAINVGTFRFAMGAFLPDVKPTPLMQGAVVALITVSHAIINHLGIRVTRVLTDFSGYWILFVSVVVTIALATAAPSHDFERLWTFTNYSGFPHSPVPEPGAEAETVDPVWPEHQSLLWLFALGFLLPAYTITGFDASAHVSEETENAARNVPRGIVRSVWVSALFGWFMLCAAVLAMRDPTAVAEKGEQAFVFTMGDVLPRGLYLVLCGSIVLAQYLCGLATVTSTSRMAFAFARDGGLPCSRWVRFVSPRFRTPPVSIWLVAVLAVLFTLFAEAYATIAASAAVLLYISYVLPTAIGVIAYGRWWTAMGPWTLGRWFRPLAVVSVFGCGLLLVIGVQPPSEKAAYVVGAMVAALAVMWFAVARYTFPGPPHGIETRAQAESIAAAEAAVHEGDKGATP, translated from the coding sequence ATGTCAACACCAGCCCCGCCCGCGCCGGAAGAATCCGACGACGTTCGCACCCTTCACAAACTCGGGTACGCGCAGGAACTCGCCCGCGTGCTCGGTGGGTTCTCGAACTTCGCCATCTCGCTCTCCATTATTTGCATCCTCGCGGGGGGGATCACCTCCTTCCACGTGGGGTTCTGTTCCGTCGGCGGGGCGTCCATCGGGATCGCGTGGCCGCTGGTCGGGCTGTTCGCGCTGTGCGTCGCGGCGACGATGGGGCAGATCGCGTCCGCGTTCCCGACGGCCGGCGGGTTGTACCACTGGGCCGCGATCCTCGGCGGGCGCGGGTGGGGGTGGGCGACCGCGTGGTTCAATCTCGCCGGGCTGGTCGCGGTTCTGGCTGCGATCAACGTGGGTACGTTCCGCTTCGCGATGGGTGCGTTTCTACCGGATGTGAAGCCCACGCCGCTGATGCAGGGAGCGGTGGTCGCGCTGATTACCGTGTCGCACGCGATCATCAACCACCTCGGCATTCGCGTGACGCGCGTCCTCACGGACTTCAGCGGGTACTGGATTCTGTTCGTTTCGGTCGTGGTCACGATCGCGCTGGCCACGGCCGCGCCGAGTCACGACTTTGAGCGCCTCTGGACGTTCACGAACTACAGCGGATTCCCACACTCACCAGTGCCCGAACCCGGCGCGGAGGCAGAAACCGTTGATCCGGTATGGCCGGAGCACCAATCGCTCTTGTGGCTGTTCGCCCTCGGCTTCTTGCTCCCCGCGTACACCATCACCGGGTTCGATGCGTCCGCACACGTTTCCGAGGAAACGGAGAACGCGGCGCGCAACGTTCCGCGCGGGATCGTCCGGTCCGTGTGGGTGTCCGCGCTCTTCGGCTGGTTCATGTTGTGCGCGGCGGTGCTCGCGATGCGCGACCCGACCGCGGTGGCAGAGAAAGGAGAGCAGGCGTTCGTGTTCACAATGGGCGACGTGCTCCCGCGCGGGCTGTACCTCGTGCTATGCGGCAGTATCGTGCTTGCTCAGTATCTGTGTGGACTCGCGACGGTCACATCGACGTCGCGCATGGCGTTCGCGTTCGCACGCGACGGCGGGCTGCCGTGCTCGAGGTGGGTGCGGTTTGTGTCGCCGCGGTTCCGCACGCCGCCCGTTTCGATCTGGCTCGTGGCGGTGCTGGCCGTGCTGTTCACGCTGTTCGCCGAAGCCTACGCGACCATTGCCGCGTCCGCGGCGGTGCTGCTGTACATCTCGTATGTGTTGCCCACCGCGATCGGGGTGATCGCATACGGGCGGTGGTGGACGGCGATGGGACCGTGGACCCTCGGCCGGTGGTTCCGCCCGCTCGCGGTGGTGAGCGTTTTCGGGTGCGGGCTGCTGCTCGTGATCGGGGTTCAGCCGCCGAGCGAGAAAGCCGCGTATGTGGTGGGCGCAATGGTCGCGGCGCTAGCCGTAATGTGGTTCGCAGTGGCCCGGTACACGTTCCCCGGTCCGCCGCACGGAATCGAAACGCGGGCACAGGCCGAATCGATCGCGGCGGCCGAAGCTGCGGTTCACGAGGGCGACAAAGGAGCGACCCCGTGA